One window of Chryseobacterium sp. JJR-5R genomic DNA carries:
- a CDS encoding PAS domain-containing protein: MRNWKIIFEIPSSHSFVDRSLILRKFTPPAMKQFRLKEGDIGRALADVAENFRFPTFTDNIKHVIETGEILEKEIQATDRRWYQMNILPYITRTDQLNNGVIITFIDITSRVEDLAEQEKLVAEHELLLDTIAHDIKTPLTSLGLNIEMMKRLPEHGMVRFPQLVGNLEQSLLKMKSVVNELIDSR; the protein is encoded by the coding sequence ATGAGGAACTGGAAAATTATTTTCGAAATACCATCATCCCACAGCTTTGTGGACCGGTCCCTGATACTCCGTAAGTTTACCCCGCCTGCTATGAAGCAGTTCAGGCTGAAAGAAGGGGATATTGGGAGAGCGCTTGCCGATGTGGCGGAAAATTTCAGGTTTCCGACGTTTACAGATAATATAAAACATGTTATTGAAACCGGCGAAATCTTGGAAAAAGAAATCCAGGCCACGGACCGCCGGTGGTATCAGATGAATATCCTGCCTTATATCACACGTACAGACCAGCTTAATAATGGTGTTATTATTACTTTTATTGATATTACCTCCCGGGTAGAAGATCTTGCGGAACAGGAAAAACTGGTGGCAGAACATGAACTGCTGCTTGATACCATTGCCCATGATATTAAAACACCATTGACCAGCCTCGGACTGAACATTGAAATGATGAAAAGGCTCCCTGAACATGGTATGGTAAGATTTCCGCAGCTTGTGGGTAATCTGGAACAGAGTTTGCTTAAAATGAAGTCAGTTGTTAACGAACTGATTGACTCCCGCTGA
- a CDS encoding ATP-binding protein, with translation MRLALVLQISEAEARITYDIRVSEIIFVRRKLRSIICNLLNNAIKYRSDDRKPDIKIAAEAENGFMVIDVEDNGIGIPSALKYKIFKKYNRVANQREGNGIGLYLVKEIIETSGGRIEVESEEDKGSVFKVYLKLRNQEI, from the coding sequence GTGAGGCTTGCCCTGGTACTGCAGATCAGTGAAGCGGAAGCAAGAATCACGTACGATATCCGGGTTTCTGAAATAATATTTGTCCGGCGCAAGCTGCGGAGCATCATATGCAACCTGTTGAATAATGCTATTAAATACCGTTCGGATGACCGGAAGCCTGATATAAAAATTGCGGCAGAAGCGGAAAACGGTTTTATGGTGATTGATGTTGAGGATAACGGGATAGGAATCCCATCTGCCCTGAAATATAAAATTTTTAAAAAATACAACCGGGTTGCAAATCAGAGAGAAGGAAACGGCATAGGGCTGTATCTGGTGAAGGAAATTATAGAAACAAGCGGAGGCCGGATTGAAGTGGAAAGCGAAGAAGATAAAGGATCAGTATTTAAAGTATATCTGAAACTGAGAAATCAGGAAATCTGA
- a CDS encoding response regulator — protein MNKNICVLEDSEEILELIHMILEQNYNVYGFTTVSGFMSGYTEMAPDLCLLDVMLPDGNGLEVCNSLKNNGLSRHVPIIIMTANAGIQKMKEICLADDFISKPFDMDDLIRRIGIHIQN, from the coding sequence ATGAATAAAAATATATGTGTCCTTGAGGACAGCGAAGAAATCCTGGAACTCATCCACATGATTTTAGAACAGAACTATAATGTATACGGTTTTACCACCGTATCCGGATTTATGTCCGGATATACAGAGATGGCCCCTGATCTCTGCCTGCTTGATGTAATGCTGCCGGACGGCAATGGCCTGGAAGTCTGCAACAGCCTTAAAAATAACGGATTATCCAGACATGTTCCTATAATTATAATGACGGCAAATGCCGGGATACAGAAAATGAAAGAGATCTGCCTTGCCGATGATTTTATCTCGAAACCATTTGACATGGATGATCTTATCCGGAGAATCGGTATTCATATCCAGAATTAA
- a CDS encoding PAS domain-containing protein, whose amino-acid sequence MRSPTRLEKTDLLTILCLRTEHAVAVYTGEEILIEFANPAMMGAWGRTGSVVGLTLSEALPEISNQPFVAMLKEVWNTGVDNVGKAIPAELFVDGRLQQYYFDYSYLAVKDENGKVYAIYHTAKDVTQKVRDRKELEEARERQELLEREQRLNEELAAANEELQVTKTSLSILNQELEARVVQRTAELSRSESRLRFLLSDAPVAIAVFHGRELIIESANKKVLEVWGKPDHVIGLPLHIAVPELVGQEFLQILDEVYITGKAFYGYEIKAMLERNGKLDEVYCNFVYQPLKDEAGAVNSIMLTASVVSEQVIARNKIQSLNEELLAINEELSKSQELLLTSNLDLKTSENRLNKILSDLPAPVVVLTGPDQIISTTNQALLTFWQRTADEVLGRPMLEVFPELKNQVFPGLWKHVLETGLSLQKREQKVVFRNKFNGEDRILYVDYFYQPLTDFAGRITAVLATVLDVTEKVRSRHIIEEAEAKLRLAIDSSELGTWFIDAESRILTASSRLKEIFGFYSDEEMSLQEVFSQIIPEYKDEVIAGLDAAITTGASFDMEYSIKGYRDGNIRWVRSTGKLYNEDVFSKANFSGTVQDITQRKLEEQRKDDFLSIASHELKTPVTALKASLQLLSRYRDNMVHPMVPRLVDQSNASVLKITGLIDDLLNTTRTNEGQLHLNYRRFNVFEMLDECCTHIRIREKHELILQGIKGLMIEADEVRIDQVVVNLVNNAVKYAPDQREIYLIVEDLGDRAKISVKDSGPGIPADKIPHLFDRYYRADYSGVQYSGLGLGLYISAEIIRKHRGEIGVDSELGKGSTFWFTLPLHKNLP is encoded by the coding sequence ATGCGCAGCCCAACCCGACTGGAGAAAACAGATCTTTTAACTATCCTTTGCCTTCGTACTGAACATGCTGTTGCAGTGTATACCGGAGAAGAGATATTAATAGAATTTGCAAATCCTGCCATGATGGGTGCATGGGGAAGAACCGGGTCTGTAGTCGGGCTTACACTGTCTGAAGCCCTGCCTGAAATCTCAAACCAGCCATTTGTCGCCATGTTGAAGGAAGTATGGAATACCGGTGTGGATAATGTGGGGAAGGCAATACCTGCTGAACTGTTTGTAGACGGACGGCTGCAGCAGTATTATTTCGATTATTCTTATCTCGCGGTAAAAGATGAAAACGGAAAGGTATACGCCATTTATCATACGGCGAAGGATGTGACCCAGAAAGTGCGTGACCGGAAGGAACTGGAAGAGGCAAGGGAACGACAGGAACTCCTTGAAAGAGAACAGCGGCTGAATGAAGAACTTGCGGCAGCCAATGAAGAGCTCCAGGTGACCAAAACGAGCCTCAGCATTCTGAATCAGGAGCTTGAAGCCCGGGTGGTCCAGCGTACGGCAGAACTGTCCCGTTCAGAAAGCCGCCTGCGCTTCCTTTTATCTGATGCACCGGTTGCCATAGCTGTTTTTCACGGGAGGGAACTCATTATTGAATCCGCCAACAAAAAAGTACTTGAAGTATGGGGCAAGCCGGATCATGTAATAGGGCTGCCGCTGCATATAGCCGTCCCGGAGCTGGTGGGCCAGGAATTCCTGCAGATTTTAGATGAGGTGTATATCACCGGAAAAGCATTTTACGGCTATGAAATAAAAGCTATGCTGGAACGGAACGGAAAGCTGGATGAAGTCTACTGTAATTTTGTGTACCAGCCCCTGAAGGATGAAGCCGGAGCAGTCAACAGCATCATGCTGACGGCAAGCGTGGTTTCTGAGCAGGTGATAGCAAGGAATAAAATACAATCTCTAAACGAAGAACTGCTTGCGATAAATGAGGAATTAAGCAAATCACAGGAACTCCTGCTGACGTCTAACCTTGATCTGAAAACCAGTGAGAACCGGTTAAATAAAATCCTCAGTGATCTTCCTGCACCGGTAGTGGTGCTCACAGGCCCGGATCAGATTATTTCCACGACGAACCAGGCATTGCTTACCTTCTGGCAACGTACTGCAGATGAGGTTTTGGGAAGACCGATGCTGGAAGTATTCCCCGAACTTAAAAACCAGGTGTTCCCAGGCCTATGGAAACATGTGCTGGAAACAGGATTATCACTCCAGAAACGCGAGCAGAAAGTCGTATTTAGAAATAAGTTTAACGGCGAAGACAGGATTTTATACGTAGATTACTTTTATCAGCCTCTTACGGACTTTGCCGGCCGGATAACCGCTGTTTTGGCAACTGTTTTGGACGTTACGGAAAAAGTCCGTTCAAGGCATATCATTGAAGAAGCAGAGGCAAAGCTGAGGCTGGCCATTGATTCTTCTGAACTGGGCACCTGGTTTATTGATGCAGAAAGCAGGATACTCACCGCATCTTCACGCTTAAAGGAAATATTCGGGTTTTATTCTGACGAAGAAATGTCTTTACAGGAAGTATTCAGTCAGATTATCCCCGAATACAAGGATGAAGTCATTGCCGGGCTGGATGCCGCCATTACAACAGGTGCCAGTTTTGACATGGAATATTCGATAAAGGGATACAGGGACGGCAACATCCGCTGGGTACGCTCAACCGGAAAACTTTATAATGAAGATGTCTTCAGCAAGGCTAATTTTTCAGGAACCGTGCAGGATATTACCCAGAGGAAGCTGGAAGAGCAGCGCAAAGATGATTTTTTAAGTATTGCCAGCCATGAACTGAAAACACCGGTTACTGCTTTAAAAGCATCCCTTCAGCTCCTGAGCCGCTACCGGGATAACATGGTGCATCCTATGGTGCCACGGCTGGTAGACCAGTCTAATGCAAGCGTACTCAAGATCACGGGATTAATTGACGACCTGCTTAATACCACCCGCACCAATGAAGGGCAGCTTCATCTTAATTACCGCCGGTTCAATGTGTTTGAAATGCTGGATGAATGCTGTACCCACATCCGGATCCGCGAAAAGCACGAACTTATTTTGCAGGGCATAAAAGGTCTGATGATTGAAGCGGATGAGGTACGGATTGATCAGGTAGTGGTAAATCTCGTAAATAATGCCGTTAAATATGCACCTGATCAGCGTGAGATTTATCTGATTGTTGAAGATCTGGGAGACCGTGCAAAAATTTCCGTGAAAGACTCAGGGCCGGGTATTCCTGCAGATAAAATACCGCACCTCTTTGACCGCTATTACCGGGCAGATTACTCCGGCGTGCAGTATTCAGGGCTCGGGCTCGGGCTTTACATCAGTGCCGAAATCATCAGAAAGCACCGGGGCGAAATAGGTGTAGACAGCGAGCTGGGCAAAGGCAGTACTTTCTGGTTTACTTTGCCTTTGCATAAAAATTTACCTTAA
- a CDS encoding 1-acyl-sn-glycerol-3-phosphate acyltransferase, translating to MSEFDEIRSFYDHEVNGALESIARHPMMHALMQFTFPDCEEDFWLARFKNTQSISDFQHQCISQTVRQILIQSSEGLTTSGFDDLDKDTSYLFISNHRDIVLDTSLLNLVLLDKGLIMTSSAIGDNLVQKRFLHVLAKLNRNFLVQRGLSIREQLSSSKLMSEYIYSLLRSENRSVWIAQREGRTKDGNDATQQGVLKMLAMAAGSRPLAEFFKSLRIVPLSISYEYDPTDALKMPQVMAQSKNEVYIKDEDEDFKTMLSGVLGQKKRIHLHAGKILEEEFDDIASVTENKNKQLQAIAKMIDRSIIDNYKLWPTNYIAFDLLNGSNMYSQHYKEEEKQLFERRLEMRIDSSDADLKKSFLEMYANPVANKCG from the coding sequence ATGTCGGAGTTTGATGAGATCAGGTCTTTTTATGATCATGAAGTAAACGGTGCCTTGGAAAGTATTGCCAGGCATCCTATGATGCATGCCTTAATGCAGTTTACTTTCCCGGATTGTGAAGAAGATTTTTGGCTTGCCAGGTTTAAAAATACCCAATCCATAAGCGATTTTCAGCATCAGTGTATTTCACAGACCGTACGGCAGATTCTTATCCAGAGTTCAGAGGGTTTGACGACTTCCGGATTTGATGACCTGGATAAAGACACTTCTTATCTGTTCATTTCCAATCACAGGGATATCGTTCTGGATACTTCTTTACTGAATCTGGTTCTGCTGGATAAAGGGCTGATTATGACCTCTTCAGCAATCGGGGATAACCTGGTGCAGAAAAGATTTCTGCACGTATTGGCGAAATTAAACCGTAATTTTTTAGTACAGAGAGGATTGTCCATCCGCGAGCAGCTGAGCAGCTCAAAGCTGATGTCCGAGTATATTTACAGCTTGCTCCGGTCTGAAAACCGTTCTGTCTGGATTGCCCAGAGAGAAGGCCGTACAAAAGACGGCAACGACGCTACCCAGCAGGGTGTCCTGAAGATGCTTGCCATGGCAGCGGGAAGCCGCCCGCTGGCTGAGTTTTTTAAATCGCTCAGGATCGTTCCGTTATCCATATCGTATGAATATGATCCTACAGATGCCCTTAAAATGCCGCAGGTGATGGCACAGTCTAAAAACGAAGTATACATCAAAGACGAGGATGAAGATTTCAAAACCATGCTGAGCGGGGTACTGGGACAAAAGAAGCGCATCCATCTGCACGCCGGAAAAATATTGGAAGAAGAATTTGATGACATTGCCTCAGTAACCGAAAATAAGAACAAGCAGCTTCAGGCGATTGCAAAAATGATAGACCGCTCTATTATTGATAATTATAAGCTCTGGCCGACCAATTATATTGCCTTTGATCTGCTGAACGGCTCCAACATGTATTCCCAGCATTATAAAGAAGAAGAAAAACAGCTTTTTGAACGGCGCCTGGAAATGAGGATTGACAGTTCCGATGCCGATCTGAAGAAGAGCTTCCTGGAAATGTATGCCAATCCTGTGGCTAACAAATGCGGATAA
- a CDS encoding PepSY-associated TM helix domain-containing protein produces the protein MKNSRLQKTLVRKRRKNESLFKYAMGLLHLWLGLLSALVIMVVCLSGCLYAFKNQFSDVLNRDKVFVTEKPRSRKTPAQIREILLREKKELKSIMIPVDKDRSYVVSYTRDNVDSAGYFNPYSGKDLGMADVNMNRFFEIVLDLHRNLMMGNAGRQINGAAVLMLCLLLFSGFVLWVPKKARHLKQSLTVKFSGKFQRINYDLHNTMGFYAFLMLFFMAVTGLYITYPWVKNALIVSLGGESISNVSAVSSKEENNAFDHIFNDMLSRQKEKSAVQEKPVSLQEILVSADKILPYEAVTTIELPNKENPRFVVTKVNTGNWLGAMLPDQITFDKKGKFKSKELFWEKPLSKQFTSLAKPLHTGEILGLKSIIFYFIICFIGFSLPVTGFIFWFNKFRKAK, from the coding sequence ATGAAGAATTCCCGCTTACAAAAAACACTTGTCCGGAAAAGAAGAAAAAACGAATCTCTTTTTAAATATGCCATGGGGCTGCTCCACCTCTGGTTGGGCCTTCTTTCTGCTTTGGTGATTATGGTAGTTTGCTTATCGGGGTGCCTGTATGCTTTCAAAAACCAGTTTTCGGATGTGCTGAACCGTGACAAAGTTTTCGTAACGGAAAAGCCCAGATCCAGGAAAACACCTGCTCAGATCCGGGAGATCCTTCTCAGAGAAAAAAAAGAGCTGAAAAGCATCATGATCCCGGTGGATAAAGACCGGAGCTACGTGGTTTCCTATACCCGTGATAATGTTGATTCTGCAGGCTATTTCAATCCGTATTCCGGTAAAGATTTAGGAATGGCAGATGTGAACATGAACCGCTTTTTTGAAATCGTACTCGATCTTCACAGGAACCTGATGATGGGAAATGCGGGAAGGCAGATCAACGGTGCGGCAGTGCTCATGTTATGCCTATTGCTTTTTTCAGGGTTTGTCTTATGGGTTCCCAAAAAGGCCAGGCACCTGAAGCAATCTTTAACGGTAAAATTCAGCGGAAAATTTCAGCGCATTAATTACGACCTGCACAACACGATGGGGTTTTATGCTTTCCTGATGCTGTTTTTTATGGCTGTTACCGGTTTATACATTACCTATCCGTGGGTGAAAAATGCACTGATTGTTTCTTTGGGCGGAGAATCGATCTCAAATGTTTCAGCGGTCAGTTCAAAAGAAGAAAACAATGCTTTTGACCATATTTTTAATGATATGCTGAGCCGCCAGAAAGAAAAATCAGCCGTTCAGGAAAAACCGGTGTCCCTTCAGGAAATCCTGGTTTCGGCTGACAAAATCCTGCCTTATGAAGCCGTTACCACAATTGAGCTGCCCAATAAAGAAAATCCGCGGTTCGTCGTTACCAAAGTAAATACCGGTAACTGGCTCGGAGCCATGCTTCCGGACCAGATTACATTTGATAAAAAGGGTAAATTTAAATCCAAAGAACTGTTTTGGGAAAAGCCGCTCAGCAAACAGTTTACTTCATTGGCCAAACCGCTGCATACCGGGGAAATCCTGGGCCTTAAGAGCATTATTTTTTACTTTATCATCTGCTTCATCGGATTTTCGCTGCCGGTTACGGGATTTATTTTCTGGTTCAATAAATTCAGGAAAGCTAAATAA
- a CDS encoding TonB-dependent siderophore receptor, with protein sequence MRRTVVMCSVVLGAGIAHAQQKNDTIKKELKIEEVELFGEKNKQPEGLEVITRLPLKPRDQIQSISVVSHKVIEQLGGLTVTDVAKNIPGVTQFGSYGGTRESMSIRGYRGVPVLKNGVMMDSDFRTGSMLTDMQGVESIQVIKGSAAVTQGIGDGLGSAGGVINIVTKVPKFINHTNVGFRYGSWDFYRPTLDFQRVLDHQGRIAVRLNAAYQDSNSFRRFVNTDRIYVNPSVAIRPDDKTEIVVEMDYLKNNTTPDRGTVNLANGDTEALYEMPDRKFLGFATDNAKTETFNFSTTAIRKLTDKLKLRAAFISSSYQLENTGAALAKPNNAGWEIRNRTLGRSDREDLNKVFQFDFIGADVNTGFMKHTFQVGFDWKESNVTTTSYQAKNIDQINVLNDINNFLPPNINPDEFSLAANNPIVNTITPTFGLMAQDVVTFNKYLKAHLGIRYSRINGVTAETEVEAWNPTLGLMISPVENMNIFGSFTTTTSLRSANNPLFNGGTVGASKTTQWEAGIKSDWLNEKLRFNVTLFDIKTDNLSYSVLNDQGNATGFFGLAGELRRKGVEVELIGRILPNLQIMTGWAYLDAQYQDSPAYVNGSALMNAPKHTANGWLNYKFNTGALDGLDIGAGIYYVGKRPVDEYTQKTIISGHANSVTPGTKPFLMPEYTTVEAQVGYAFKNGLGVRVFFNNIFDAVGYSSYFRGGFIDQIQPRNFSAQINYKF encoded by the coding sequence ATTGAAGAAGTTGAGCTTTTCGGGGAGAAAAACAAACAGCCGGAAGGCCTTGAAGTAATCACAAGGCTGCCGCTTAAGCCCAGGGACCAGATTCAGAGTATTTCTGTAGTTTCACATAAGGTAATAGAGCAGCTTGGAGGGCTTACCGTGACGGATGTTGCCAAAAATATTCCCGGGGTAACCCAGTTCGGAAGCTACGGCGGAACAAGGGAAAGTATGTCAATCCGTGGTTATCGCGGGGTTCCTGTGCTTAAAAACGGAGTTATGATGGATTCTGATTTCCGTACCGGATCGATGCTTACAGATATGCAGGGCGTTGAAAGTATTCAGGTAATTAAAGGTTCTGCTGCTGTTACCCAGGGTATTGGAGACGGATTGGGATCTGCAGGCGGAGTGATTAATATTGTGACAAAAGTGCCAAAATTCATCAATCATACCAATGTCGGTTTCCGATACGGAAGCTGGGACTTTTACAGGCCAACCCTGGATTTCCAGAGGGTTTTAGATCATCAGGGAAGAATTGCTGTCCGCCTGAATGCAGCTTACCAAGACAGCAACAGTTTCAGGAGATTTGTTAATACAGACCGTATTTACGTAAACCCGTCCGTGGCAATCCGCCCGGATGACAAAACGGAAATCGTGGTGGAAATGGATTACCTGAAGAATAATACGACACCGGACCGTGGAACCGTAAATTTAGCAAATGGGGATACAGAAGCACTCTATGAAATGCCTGACAGAAAATTTCTCGGTTTTGCAACTGATAATGCTAAAACAGAAACATTTAATTTCTCAACAACAGCAATTCGGAAGCTTACAGATAAGCTGAAATTAAGAGCGGCTTTTATCAGTTCTTCCTATCAGTTGGAAAACACAGGGGCAGCTCTTGCTAAACCAAACAATGCAGGCTGGGAAATCAGAAACAGAACCCTGGGCAGGTCAGACCGTGAAGATCTGAATAAGGTTTTCCAGTTTGATTTTATTGGTGCAGATGTGAATACCGGTTTTATGAAGCACACTTTTCAAGTAGGTTTTGACTGGAAGGAATCTAATGTTACCACCACTTCTTACCAGGCCAAGAATATTGACCAGATCAATGTCCTTAATGATATTAATAATTTTTTACCTCCGAACATTAATCCGGATGAATTCAGCCTTGCTGCCAATAACCCGATTGTCAATACCATTACCCCTACTTTCGGACTGATGGCTCAGGATGTTGTAACTTTCAATAAATATTTAAAAGCCCATTTGGGGATCAGATACAGCAGAATCAACGGTGTGACTGCGGAGACTGAAGTTGAAGCATGGAATCCGACATTAGGCTTGATGATTTCTCCTGTTGAAAACATGAATATTTTCGGGTCATTCACCACAACGACTTCTTTGCGTTCGGCCAATAACCCTTTATTCAATGGCGGAACAGTGGGTGCGTCAAAAACCACACAGTGGGAAGCCGGAATAAAATCCGACTGGTTAAATGAAAAATTACGATTCAATGTAACCCTGTTCGATATCAAAACCGATAACCTTTCTTATTCTGTACTTAATGATCAGGGTAACGCCACCGGTTTCTTCGGGCTTGCTGGTGAACTCAGAAGGAAAGGGGTTGAGGTTGAGCTGATTGGAAGAATCCTGCCCAATTTACAGATTATGACAGGCTGGGCCTATCTGGATGCCCAATACCAGGACAGCCCTGCTTACGTGAACGGATCAGCACTCATGAACGCCCCGAAACATACGGCAAACGGATGGCTGAATTATAAATTCAATACCGGTGCTTTAGACGGACTGGATATCGGAGCCGGAATTTATTACGTAGGAAAACGCCCTGTGGATGAGTATACCCAGAAAACAATCATAAGCGGGCATGCCAACAGCGTAACTCCGGGCACAAAGCCCTTCCTTATGCCTGAATATACCACCGTGGAGGCACAGGTAGGATACGCATTTAAAAACGGCCTTGGCGTAAGGGTATTCTTCAACAACATCTTTGATGCGGTAGGATACAGCTCTTATTTCAGGGGAGGCTTTATTGACCAGATCCAGCCGAGAAACTTCTCAGCACAAATCAATTATAAATTTTAA